GATTGGCCCTCTGGCGAGTCCAAGCCTAAGCTTCAATGCGCAGGAGACTGCGGCGCGTAAGCGGGAAGTCGCCCGCGCTGTTGAGCCTGCATATTTTCATGTGCAGCAGGGGCAGATCATTGTCCGGCAGGGCGAGGCTGTGTCTTTGCCGCAGCACGTGAAGCTCAAGGCCATGATTTCCGATGCGCCCGAGACCTTTGGCTTTGGTCGGGCAATTGGCCTTTTCCTTGTCGGGTGTCTTCTTGTTGGCGGCCTTCGGTTTAGCTCCCGCTCTGGTCTGTGCACTGCCATGACAGGTCGGGACATGATGCTCGTTTCGCTCATTGTTCTTGGCTTTGGTCTGCTTGCAAAGGCCATGGCTCTTCTTGGTGCACCTCTTGCCCTTTCTGCCGGAGCATGGACGCGCGATCTTTTGCCCTATGCAATGCCTATTGCAGGTGCATGTGGTTTGTTGGCCCTGTTCTTTTCGCATGCCATTTGCTTTAACATCGGCATCGTTATTTCTTTTCTTTGCGCCAGCATTTTTGGTGGTGGGCTTCCGCTTTTCCTCTTTTATTTTCTCGGCTGCATGCTCCAGACTTTCCTCATGAAGCAGACGCACACCCGGTATCAGACGCTCTACAGTCTGGTGCCCTTGCTCGGTGGGCTTCTTCTTGCCTGGTTTGGCGTGGCCTTTGTTGAGTCTCGCGATCTGTTGCAGCTTGGAGCTGGAACGCTTTATGTGTTGGCAGGTGGCATTGCCTCGCTTTTCATTGTTTTGGCGCTTTCGCCTGCTGTTGAGCTGATTCTTGGTTTCACCTCGCGCTTTAAGCTGATGGAATTGATGAATCTTGAGCAGCCACTTTTGCAGGAGCTTATGGTTGCAGCTCCCGGCACCTATCATCATTCGCTTGTTGTCTCCAACATGGTCGAAGCTGGTGCGCGGGCCATTGGGGCGAATCCTCTCGTTGCCAAGGTTGCGGCCCTCTATCATGACGTTGGCAAGATTACCAAGCCACAGTATTTTATTGAGAATCAGCTTGGACGTGAGCGGAATCGTCACGACAAGCTGACCCCGTCCATGAGTGCGCTTATTTTGATCTCTCACGTCAAAAAGGGCGTTGAGCTTGCCCGTCAGCATAAGCTGGGCAAGGAGATTGAAGACATTATTCAGCAGCATCATGGGACAAATCTGATCTCGTATTTTTATCACAAGGCAAAGGAGCAGGCTGAGGCGCGTGGTGAAGAGGATGTTCGCGAAGAAGAATTTCGCTATCCCGGTCCCAAGCCGCAGACCAAGGAAGCTGGACTTATTTTGCTCGCTGACGCCATTGAGGCATCAAGTCGCACGCTTTCTGAGCCGACTCCGTCTCGCATCAAGGGGCACATTGAGTCTGTCATCAAGAAAATCTTTTCTGACGGGCAGCTTGATGAGTCAGAGCTGACCCTGAAGGATTTGCATCGGTTGAGTGAGGTTTTTCACCGGATTCTTACGGGTATTTTCCATCAGCGCATTGAGTATCCTTCTGGTTCTCAGCCGCGTACTGATGGACAGGCCGCGGACAGTGCCAAGGAGCTTCCTCCGGCTGAGTCGTCGTCTTCCCAGCAGGCTTCGGATGCCTCTGCTTCCGCCTCTGCCTCTGATGCAGCAAAAGATTCTTCGTCATCTGGGGATTCGTCCTGTGACGCGGAGCGTTCCTGTCATGATTCCTCTGTGCCTGTAACGTATGGTTATGATGGATATGGCGACACTGAACTTAAATTTAGCAAATCTCGATCGGTAAATTCATGACGGATTTTTCGCAGGCCGAATTCGGCGAGCTGCCTCCTGAGCTTGAGAACATGGACCCTGATTTTTTCGCCAGTCTTGGTGTTCCCGAAGCTGGTGAAGAGGTCTCTTTTCTCCCCGCAGGGGAGTTGGTTATTGAGACGCATTGTCTTTTGAACCCCTCCCTTCCGCTTTCTCAGAGTGAGTTACGTCCCTTTGTGGAGGCTGTTCGGTTTGCTCTTGGCATGTCAGAAGCAGAAGTGCAGCTTTCTATCGTCAACGATGCGGAGATGGCGCAGCATCACGAGCAGTTTAAATCCCGCATCGGTCCCACTAATGTGTTGTCGTTCCCGGATTCTGATCCAGAGCGCCCGCAGTATATTGGTGAGATTATTCTTTCTGCCGACACCCTTGTGCGAGAAGCTGACCTTTACGGGCAGCCCGTGCTTGAGCATTTTGCCCGGCTTCTCGCCCATGCCTTTTTACATCTCGCAGGCTATCCCCACGGCGAGGAAATGTATTCCCTCACTGAGCAGGCTGTGCAGGCTGCTACAGGGGAAGGCCCTGCTCGTTAGAGCTGGGAGAGAACTGGGGCTAGCCCCAGCCCGCAAGGGCTGGATGGGCGGGTGGGGAAAGATTGGGGGCCAGCCCCCAAACCCCCGCGTAAGGGAATGATTCCCTTACGTATCCTCATCGAGTTTAAAAGCCGTGCAAGCTTCGCTTGCACGGCTTTTAAACTTGGGTGAGAAAGCGATAAGAAAGTCTTTCTCTTTTGCGAGTTGCCACCATTTTCTTTCTGAACGCGAGCGTTCAGAAAGAAAGGGGTGAGGCGCAAAGAAAAAGAACACACGCCTAGTTAATTAGGCCGAAAAAAAAGGGGCCGGATGAAGGGGAAAGCCAAAGGCTTTCACTCATCCGGCCCCTTTTTTTTCGGGCGAAAGCGGGATTCCCAAGGGCCTCGTCCTTGGGCGGGGTCAAGGGGCAGCGCCCCTTGCAGGGTTTGGGGCAGCGCCCCAATAAAAACACCGCCCGCCCTGCGCCCCTTGCAGAGCATGAGACGGAGTCTCGTAACCCCACCCACCCGGAGCCTTTTGCGTAGGTTTCTGGAAAAATTCAAAAATTGACAGTCCTGGGAAAAATCGTGGTTAGGAACGGTGTTTGGCCAAATATGTCAAAAAGGTGGTTTATGATGGTGAAATGGGGTGTCTGTGCTTTACAATTGCTGTGCTTCGGCGTTAACTATTCGTTTCCCGTACGTATAGGTCATAGAAACACGCACAGTTAAAAGGGGGAAGTGCCCATGTCTCGACATTTTTTGAGCATCCTCGATCTTGACAGAGAGCAGGCTCATGCACTGGTGCGACGAGCGCACGAGATGAAGCGGACGGATTGCCGGACGACGTTACTGTCTGGCAAGACGGTAGCGATGATTTTTGAGAAGGCATCGACCCGAACGCGAGTGAGCTTTGAAGTTGGCATTCGTCATCTCGGTGGCAGTCCGCTTTTGATGACGCCAGCTGAGTCTCAGCTTGGGCGTAACGAGCCACTGCGAGACACGGCGAGGGTTCTTTCCCGTTTTTGTGCTGGCATGGTTGTGCGCACATTTGGTCAGGAGAAGCTTGATGAGTTGTCGGAGTGGGGCAGTGTTCCGGTCGTGAACGCCCTGACAGACAGCTATCATCCCTGCCAGGTGATGAGTGACATGCTGACGATGTACGAAAACACTCCCGAGTTTGAAGGGCTGAAGGTTGCCTGGGTTGGTGATGGCAACAACATGGCGCATTCCTTTATTAATGCTGCTGTGCATTTCCCCTTTGAGCTTGCACTGGCTGTGCCTGAGGGTTTTGACCCTGATCCAGAGATTTTGGAGAAGGCGCGCAGTCTTGGTGCAAACATCACGGTCACCCGCGATCCTCGCGAAGCCTGTAGAGGCGCACATTACATCAACACGGATGTATGGGCCTCCATGGGGCAGGAAGAAGAGCAGAAGGCACGAGAGAAGGCTTTTGCTGGCTTCCAGGTGAACGATGATCTTATGGCGCTCGCAGACCCGCAGGCGAAGTTTATGCATTGCCTGCCTGCCCATCGTGGCGAAGAAGTCTCCGAGTCGGTGCTCGAGGGGCCGCAGTCAATTATTTTTGACCAGGCTGAAAACCGGCTGCACATGCAGAAGGCTATCCTCGAGTGGGTATTCAGTGAATAGTATTTTTAAGAGTTAGAGGACGTAATGAGCAAGGATATCAAGAAAGTTGTTCTGGCCTACTCTGGTGGTCTGGACACATCGGTCATTCTGGCATGGATTAAAGAGCACTATCAGTGCGAAGTTGTGACACTGACAGCTGACCTTGGCCAGGGTGAAGAACTGGACGGCATTGATGAAAAGGCTTTGGCCACTGGTGCTGTAAAGGCATACGTTGAAGACCTGCAGGAAGAGTTCGCACGCGACTTCATTTTCCCCATGTTCCGATCCGGAGCAATTTATGAAGGTCGTTACCTGCTGGGTACCTCTATTGCCCGTCCGCTCATTACCAAGCGTCTGGTGGAGATTGCTCACGCAGAGGGTGCTCAGGCTGTTGCACATGGTGCAACTGGCAAGGGCAATGACCAGGTGCGTTTTGAGCTGGCAACAACGGCTCTTGATCCTAGCCTCAAGACCATTGCTCCCTGGCGCGAGTGGGACCTGAAGTCCCGTTCTGACTGCCTCAGATTTGCAAAGGCACACGGCATTGAAACGCCTATCAGCCACGGCAAGCTGTACAGCTGCGACCGTAACCTCCTGCATTGCAGCTTTGAGGGCGGCGAGCTGGAAGATCCGTGGAATGCTCCTGGCGATTTGGCCTACGCTATGTGCGTGTCTCTTGAAGATGCACCGAACGAGTCCGAAACCATCACTATCGACTTTGAAAAGGGTGATGCTGTTGCCATCGATGGCGAGAAGATGACTCCCGGCGAGATCATGATCAAGCTGAATGAGCTTGGTGGCAAGCACGGCATTGGCCGTCTGGACATGGTTGAGAACCGTTTCGTGGGCATGAAGTCCCGTGGCGTGTACGAGACCCCCGGCGGAACCATTCTGTACGCTGCACACCGTGATCTCGAAGGCATCACAATGGACCGCGAACTGATGTCCGTGCGTGATGGCCTGATTCCTCGCTACGCCGAGATGGTCTACAACGGTTTCTGGTACTCCCCAGAGCGTGAAGCCATTCAGGCATTCATTGACAAGTCTCAGGAACACGTCACTGGTACTGTGCGCCTGAAACTGTACAAGGGTCATGCTATTCCTACTGGCCGTAAGTCTCCGTTCTCTCTGTACCGGGCTGACCTTGCGACCTTTGAGGAAGATGATGTCTACAATCAGGCTGACGCAGCCGGTTTCATCAAGTTGCAGGGCCTGCGGCTGAGAGGCTTCGAAAAGTAGGAGCGGCCATGTCCGAAACAAAAATGTGGGGCGGACGTTTTGCGGCAAAGACCGCAGCTTCTGTTGAAGACTATACGTCCTCCCAGCAGTATGACCGTGCGCTGTACGCCGAAGATATTAGCGGTTCTATTGCTCATGCTCACATGATGGCAAAGCAGGGTGTGCTGACGGCAGAAGAAGCAGAGACTCTTGTTAACGGTCTGAATTCAGTCCGCGAAGAGATCGAAAGCGGCGTGTTTGTCTGGAAAAAAGAGCTTGAAGACGTTCACATGAACATCGAAGCTCGCCTGACTGAAATCGTTGGCCCGCTGGGTGGAAAGCTCCACACTGGCCGGAGCCGGAACGATCAGGTTGCTCTGGACTTCCGTCTGCACGTCACTCGCCGCATGCGTGAGTGGCAGCATTTGCTGGCGCATCTTGTGGAGAGCATTGTGGCGCGTGCCGATGAGAATCGTTCTGTGATTCTTCCCGGCTGTACGCACATGCAGCCTGCACAGCCTGTGAGCCTTGCGCATCACCTGCTTGCGTATGCCCAGATGTTCCGTCGTGACAGCGAGCGTGCTGCTGACTGCGAGAAGCGTGCGAATGTTTCTCCGCTCGGCGCTGCTGCTCTGGCAGGAACCACCTATGCCTTTGAGCCTTCTGCTGTTGCGGAAGAGCTGGGCATGAATGGTGTGTTTGCGAACTCTATGGATGCTGTTTCAGACCGCGATTTCGTTGTCGAGGCTGTGTTCACGGGGTCCATGGTGATGGCGCATCTCTCCCGCCTTTGCGAAGAGATTATTCTTTGGTCCAATCCCGCTTTTGGGTTCATTAAGCTGCCTGATGCGTTTGCAACAGGTTCCAGCATTATGCCTCAGAAGAAGAATCCCGACGTTGCCGAGCTGATGCGTGGCAAGACCGGTCGTGTGTATGGTGCCCTGAACACCTTGATGACGCTCATCAAGGGGCTGCCCCTCGCGTATAATCGCGACATGCAGGAGGACAAGGAACCATTTTTTGACGCTGACCGGACGGTGCGTGCATCTGTGTCCATTATGGCAGACATGATGGCTGAGCTTGGTTTTGACGCCGAGCGCATGCGTGCAGCTTGTGCCCGAGGCTATCTCAATGCAACAGAGTTGGCAGACTATCTTGCGTCCAAGGGACTTCCGTTCCGTCAGGCGCATCATGTCACTGGCAACGCTGTTGGCTATGCTGAGAAGCAGGGCAAAGGTTTGGAAGACTTGACGCTTGAAGAGCTTCGTGAGTTTTCTGAGCTTATTGAGGCTGATGTCTTTGAGGCTCTTGCCTATGAGACGGCAGTCGCTCGTCGCGAAACCAGCGGCGGCACAGGTCCGAATTCTGTCTCTCGTCAGATCTCTGATCTGCGGGAGTGGCTTGGGCAGTATGCGTAAGCTATTGAGTTGGGATGAGGTATGAGGGGAAGAGTTGGGGGCCAGCCCCCAAACCCCCGCGTAAGGGAATGATTCCCTTACGTATCCTCAACGAAAATTAAAAAAGTCCCCTGAGTAAAACTCAGGGGACTTTTTTAATTTGTTGGGTGTGCGTAAAGTGCGTCTTTCTCTTTTACGTGTTGTTACGTGTATTCTTTTTGAACGCGAGCGTTCAAAAAGAAAGGGTTGGAGCGCAAAGAAAAAGAACACACGGGACGCCCACTAGGCCAAAAATAAAGGGCCGGATGTAGGGGAAAGCCAACGGCTTTCACACATCCGGCCCTTTATTTTTGGGCGATAGCGGGATTCCCAAGGGCCTCGTCCTTGGGCGGGGTCAAGGGGCGGCGCCCCTTGCAGAGGTGCGGGGACAGAGTCCCCGCCCACCCTCGCACCCCTTGCAGAGCACGAGACGGAGTCTCGTAAGCAAAAAAGGGAGCTTAAGCAGCAGTTCTGATGTAGTGTTATGAGAGTGTAGTGCTATGAATTTGAGTGTTTGGAAAACAAATATAAAAAAGCATGTTGATAAAATAGATAAGGCGTCATATAGAGGGAGTACGTCTGAGTTTCTCCACTTCAACATTCGGAGTAGAATCTATGAGTCAAAAACAAGCTGGCATTGGGCGCGATTTTGTACGTCGTTATGCGAACTATCGTCCTATGATTAAGCAGTTACTTTTTCAGGGTACGCTGAACACAAGCGAGGAAAAGGCTCAGGAAATTCAGTTTGTTGTGAACAGGCTGGTCTCATTGGCGGTAGACAATTCTGATCCATCTCGTCGTCAGGCATATTTATATTTGAATGACAACAGGGCTTTGAATTTACTGTTCAATCAAGTTGGGCAGTGCTGCACTGAGGAGAACGGAAGTTACCTGCGGGTGGAGCCTGTGGGGTGTCCTGAAGGTGCGTCGTGTATGTCTCGGCTGACTTTGCCGGGGGCGGGGCATCCGTTTGGTCATTAAGAGAGAGGGATAAAGAAGCGAGCAAGGGCTGCGGCGGAAGTCGCGGCCTTTTTTTATGGTGAGGGGGAGGGGATAAAAAAACCGGAGAGAGGGGGAGAGACTTCACGATGAGTGAGAGCCTCTCCCCCTTTCTCCGGCCTAAGTGGGAGACCGCGAGATTAACGGGGGCGGAAAGTGATACGGCCGCGATTCAGGTCGTAGGGGGAGAGTTCCACGGTCACTTTGTCGCCGGGAAGAACACGGATGCGGAATTTACGCATTTTGCCGGAGATGTGAGCCAGCACTTCGTGATCGTTCTCGAGTTTCACACGGAAGGTCGCATTAGGGAGGGCTTCTTCAACAACGCCCTGTACTTCAATAGCTTCTTCTTTAGCCATTTGTTCTCCTCATGGGATGGGTTAAGCCACGTTTAAAATACATAAAAATATTGTCATCCTGAGTTGATGCAGGATGGCAGGCCCAAAAGCGCCTACAACATGGGGGCCGGGTCGTCAAGCTGAGAGCGTTGATGACGGGGGCCACATTTGATGTTGTTCATGGCAGAAAGCGGCTTGGACCGACGCACAATTGTGTATCAGCTAATACAGCCTGCGACAAGAAGGAGTGGAAAAAACAGGAGTATTGGCGGAGGGTCACAGGAATCGAACCTGCCAATCGTTTCTCCAACGATTCAGACGGTTTTGAAGACCGCGCCAGCCACCAGACTGGAAGACCCTCCGAGCGGAAAACAGGAAAGTGGTGTAAAAGAAAGTGTAATCCTGTAGATGTGCGAGGTAAAGTCGCAACGTAAGCAGAGCCAGTGAAGTATCAGCTTAGCGGATGGTATTCAAGGATAAAAATGACAATTTCCAATTGTTGAAGATGTGTTCACTTTTTGGAGAATAATCCGCATAAAACCATAAAAACTCCGAACCTTCGCCCCCCTGCTGACATAGACACCCCGCGAGCTGTATGCTAGTTTTTTATGGTAAAGGTTACATGGCACATTTTGCAAAAGAAAAAGGCTTCCGGCCATTGCCTGGAGCTATTTCAATTCTTATACTGCCGATTATTCTGCTAATCAGCGCTTAGGCGTCAACGCTATAGAGGAGTTCTAACTTGAACAACTTCGCCAAGAACCTCTTTTTATGGGCGGCGATCTCGCTGATCATGATCGTCCTGTTTAATTTGTTTAACCAGCCTCCTGCTCCGCAGCTGAAGTTCAGCTATTCTGAGCTGTTGCAGCGCGTGGATAAGGGCGATGTGGTCGATGTTAAAATCCAGGGCCAGCGCATTACCGGTACTGTTGTTGAGGGGCAGCGTTTTGTCTCCTTTGCACCAGAGGATCCGGGCTTTGTGCAGCGTCTTTTGGACAAGCGGGTTCAGGTTACCGCCGAACCAGATGAAGAGTCGCCATGGTATATGACGCTCTTTATTTCGTGGTTCCCCATGCTGCTGCTCATTGGCGTTTGGATTTTCTTTATGCGCCAAATGCAGTCGGGTGGTGGCAAGGCCATGAGTTTTGGACGGTCCAAGGCGAAAATGATTTCGCAGGATCAGTCAAAAGTTACGTTTGAAGACGTCGCGGGTGTTGATGAAGCCAAGGAAGAACTTTCCGAGGTGGTTGAATTCCTGCGTAACCCCAAAAAGTTTACTCGTCTTGGTGGCCGCATTCCCAAGGGCGTGCTGCTCGTAGGCCCTCCCGGAACTGGTAAAACCCTGCTGGCACGTGCTGTTGCTGGTGAGGCTGGAGTCCCGTTCTTCTCCATTTCCGGTTCTGACTTTGTTGAAATGTTTGTCGGTGTGGGTGCATCCCGTGTTCGTGACCTGTTTGTTCAGGGCAAGAAAAATGCTCCCTGTCTGATTTTTATTGACGAAATTGATGCTGTTGGTCGTCAGCGTGGTGCTGGTCTTGGTGGTGGTCACGATGAACGTGAGCAGACCCTGAACCAGTTGCTGGTCGAGATGGACGGTTTTGAGTCCAATGAGGGCGTTATCCTCATTGCCGCAACCAACCGCCCAGATGTTCTTGACCCGGCCCTGCTGCGTCCCGGCCGTTTTGACCGTCAGGTTGTTGTGCCGACTCCGGACCTGCGTGGTCGTGCCCGCATTCTGAGCGTGCATGCCCGCCGCACTCCGCTTGGCAAGGATGTTGACGTGATGACCCTTGCAAAGGGAACTCCCGGCTTCTCCGGTGCTGATCTTGAAAACCTTGTGAACGAGGCAGCTCTTCAGGCTGCCAAGCTGGACAGGGATCAGGTCCTCATGGAGGACTTCGAGACAGCCAAGGACAAGGTCCTGATGGGTAAAGAACGTCGTAGCGTCATTATGTCCGAGGAAGAAAAGAAAACCACTGCATACCACGAAGCTGGTCATGCTCTGGTTGCTATCCTGACCGAGGGCACAGACCCGGTTCACAAGGTATCAATCATTCCTCGTGGTATGGCTCTGGGTGTGACCCAGCAGCTTCCGGTTGATGACCGTCGAAATTATAGCCTGAAATTCCTCGAAGGAACTTTGGCAGTGATGCTTGGTGGTCGTATGGCTGAAGAAATTATTTTCTCTCAGCGCACGACTGGCGCCAGCAATGACATTGAGCGTGCTACAGACATGGCTCGGAAAATGGTGACACAGTGGGGCATGAGCGAGGCTCTTGGACCGCTGGCCTACGCTGAAAAGGATGGCTCTGTCTTCCTCGGTCGCGAAATGGCAAGCCATAAGCACATGAGCGAAGAGACAGCTCGTCTGATTGATGGTGAGATTCGCCGAATCATTGACGAAGCCAATGAGCGCGCTCGTAAGGTGCTTAATGATAATCTGGACCTGCTGCACAAGGTTTCTGAGGCCTTGCTGGAGCGTGAAACCATCTCTGGTGACGACATCCACCGCATTATGCGTGGTGAGGAACTCCCTCCTGTCGAAAATGGCCAGAATGGAAAAGCTGCTCCGAGTGCTGCGCCTGTTGTTGCCGAAGAGGCTTCGACGACACCTGAAACCGAGACAACTGCACCTGCTGCTGATGAAGAGAAGAAGCCCGGCCTGTTTAAGCAGGCAATGAACGATGAGCTTCCTCTGAAAGATGCACAGCAGGAAGAGGAGTTTAAACTGGAACCGCATGTTGAGGATTCTGCTGAGGAGTCCAAGGATGCGTCGTCAAAGGCTTCTGGTAAGGAAGAAAAGGAAAATTAACATGCATGGTAACGTTCACTGGAACGTTTCGGGGGGGAGGGTGCTCGGCCCCGCCCCCTTTTTTGTCGTAGGTATTGTCAACGTCACTCCTGACTCGTTTTATGACGGCGGAACGCATCCGACGGCAGAAACGGCAGTTGCACATGGTGTGAAGCTTATTGACGACGGTGCGCAGGTTCTTGATATTGGTGGCGAGTCCACCCGCCCGTCGGCCGAGCACGTGGGAACTGGCGAAGAACTGCGCCGGGTTGTTCCTGTTGTGCGAGAGCTTGCCCGTTATGTTCGCGAGAACGAGAAAGACGCGGCAATCTCTGTTGATACCTACAAGGCTGCAACCGCTGCTGCGGCTCTGGAAGCCGGTGCTGTCGTTGTGAACGACATCTCTGGCTGCCGTTATGACCCTGAGCTGATGGACGTGCTGGCCCAGTACAAACCGGGCTACGTGCTGATGCATTGTCAGGGCATTCCCGGAAGCATGCAGAACAATCCCTCCTACGTTGATGTTGTGGATGAGGTGATTGACTTTTTTGACCAGCGCTTGCGTGTTCTGACCCGTGCGGGTGTTCCGGAAGAAAACATCGTGTTGGATCCGGGCATTGGTTTTGGCAAGAACCTTGAACACAATCTCGAAATTTTGCGGAACATCGAAGCATTTGGCCGCTTTGGTCTGCCCATTTACATGGGGCTGTCCAATAAGTCTTTGTGGGGCGACCTGCTGGGGCTGGAGCTGGATCAGCGTGCGAATGCAACGCAGGTGGCAACGGCGCTCCTGAGTGCTCGAGGAGTGCAAATTCATCGTGTTCATGAAGTCGGTCTTACGGTACAATCGTTGAAGATCGTTAAGGCACTGGATCGCAAAGCGTCATCCAATTTTTAGTCAGGAGGCGGAATGCTCGAATTTGGCGGGCTGAGCATATCGTGGATTGAGCTTGTAGACATTTCGCTTGTTGCGGTTGTCTTTTATCAGCTTATCCTCCTTATTCGGGGGACACGAGCCTTGTCTGCCTTTACCGGGCTGATTTTTATCGTCCTCATTTTTTATTTCTCTGGAGAGCTGGGACTGAGCACACTGCACTGGTTGCTCGGAAAATTCCTCGGTCCCATCTTTCTTGTCATTGTTATCCTGTTTCAGCAGGATATTCGCAACGCTCTGTCCCAGTTTGGGGCAGGGCGTTTGTGGAAAAGAACATCCCAGGAAGACCAGGATTTTACATCCATTATAGCTGCTGCACTGGCTATGGCCGAAAAGCGGATTGGTGCTCTTATTGTCATAGAAAAGCACGTTCCACTTGGTGACCTTGTCGAGCGCGGAGTGGCTGTTGATGCGCGCATTTCGAAAGAACTCTTGCAGACCATATTTTATCCAGATACGGCCCTGCACGACGGCGCGGTGATTGTCCGTGGGAAACGCATTATGGCTGCTGGCTGTATTTTGCCGCTGGCGGTTGGCGTGAAGTTCAAACAGCATTATGGAACCCGGCACAGGGCTGCGTTAGGTATTACGCAGGAATCTGATGCTGTGGCTTTGGTTGTGTCTGAGGAGCGTGGAGAAATTTCTGTTGCTGTGGGTGGCCGTCTGACAGGCGCGCTGGATGAAGTCCGGCTGAAGCGCGTTATGCGGCGCATCTGGAGCAGGTAACTGGATATGGAGCAGCTTGCATGAGAAAGAACTGGTCCTATCGTCTTTTGGCTCTCATCCTTGCGCTTGGATGCTGGTATCTTGTCACGGGGCAGGAGAAGGTGGAGCGCTGGATCGAAATGCCTATTGAAATTGTCAATGCTCCCAAAGACCTAGCCATACATTCAGGACTCCAGACCCACATCAAGGTGCGGGTTCGAGGGTCCAAGCCCATGTTGCGGGGACTTGATGAACGCAACATGGCATATCCTCTTGATTTTTCGAAAATCAGAGCTGGGATGAACTCGCTGACAATTGAGCGAGGTCGAGTCCCGGTCCCCAAGGCTGTTGAGGTCATTGAAATTGATCCCGGCCGTCTTTCTGTTCAGGCTGATCCGCTGATAACGCTGGAGCTTCCTGTTGAGCCGATGTGGCGGGGCAAGCTGACGTCTGATTTTATGCTGACAGAGGCGTCCGCCGAGCCTGCCCGTGTGATGATTCAGGGGCCGGAGCGGCGAGTTTTGGCGCTACGAAAAGTCAGCACACAGCCACTTGAAGAAGAAATCAAGATGGCCAAGACTGTGGTGCAGAGCGTACTGGTTGATGTGCCGGAAGCAATGAAGGCCACTCCTGCGCGAGTCACAGTTCGCTTTGTTTTCGAAGAAAAAACAAAGGATGTCTGGGTCAAGCTTCCTGTTGAAGCTCGAATTGTTGGGCAGGGCATGGACCCTCAGTCTCAGGTGGAAGTGAAGCCAGAAATGGTGCAGCTCCATGTAGAGGTTCCTCTGAGCCTGCTTCGGAAAAAGGATTTCAAGAAAGAGTTCGCAGCCTTTGTTGATATTGACAGTCCGCTGTCAAAGGGCTGGAACGTGATTGAGTATAATACTCGTCTTCCTGCGGGATGTACGCTGCTGAAGGCTGTGCCGCAAAAGATCGAGATACAGGTTCGTAAAAAATAAGCTTGAGGTGACTGCCTCGGCAGCTTCATTTCCTCATTGAGCACTATAAGGTCTTTTATTCATGGCGAAACGTATTTTTGGAACGGATGGACTGCGGGGACAGACAAACATTTTTCCGATGCTGCCGGAGATTGCCCTTCGTTTGGGGCTGGCGGCTGGCCAGTATTTTCGAAACGGCAAAAAACGCCACAAGGTACTGATCGGAAAAGACACCCGTATTTCTGGCTATGTCTTTGAGGCTGCACTGACTTCTGGCTTTTGCGCCTCTGGTATGGATGTCCTGCTTGTTGGTCCGCTTCCTACCCCAGCGATTTCGTATTTGACGAGAAGCATGAGAGCTGATCTGGGCGTTGTCATTTCCGCCTCGCATAATCCTTTTATGGATAACGGCATTAAGTTTTTTGATAGCGACGGTTTTAAGCTGCCCGATGCTGTAGAGGACCGCATTTCTGACATGCTGCAGGACCCGGATTTTCAGTGGGATTATCCTGCTCCTGAAAATGTCGGTAAGGCTGTTCGGCTTGGTGACAGTGATGGGCGTTATATC
Above is a window of Desulfobaculum bizertense DSM 18034 DNA encoding:
- a CDS encoding CdaR family protein translates to MRKNWSYRLLALILALGCWYLVTGQEKVERWIEMPIEIVNAPKDLAIHSGLQTHIKVRVRGSKPMLRGLDERNMAYPLDFSKIRAGMNSLTIERGRVPVPKAVEVIEIDPGRLSVQADPLITLELPVEPMWRGKLTSDFMLTEASAEPARVMIQGPERRVLALRKVSTQPLEEEIKMAKTVVQSVLVDVPEAMKATPARVTVRFVFEEKTKDVWVKLPVEARIVGQGMDPQSQVEVKPEMVQLHVEVPLSLLRKKDFKKEFAAFVDIDSPLSKGWNVIEYNTRLPAGCTLLKAVPQKIEIQVRKK